The bacterium genome contains the following window.
TTGAAAGATGTTACAATATTATGCAGCCTTCAATAATATCCACCCTCGCCTACTTCGTCGTCTTTGTCTTGGCCTCAGCCTTTGTCTCGGCCTTTGTCTCAGCCTTGACCTCGATCTTCTGTGTTGCTGCCTCCGCCCTCTTCGCGATGCCGTGCTTTTCAAGTATCGCCTTCTCAAGCCGCGACATGAGCTTCGGGTTCTCGGTGAGGAACTGCTTCGCGTTCTCGCGGCCCTGCCCTATGCGGTCCTCGCCGCAGGTGTACCAGGCGCCGCTCTTCTCCACGAGCCCCATCTCCGCGGCCAAGTCCAGCACGTCCCCCTCGCGGGAGATGCCGCGCCCGTAGATTATGTCGAACTCGGCCTGGCGAAACGGCGGGGCCACCTTGTTCTTCACGACCTTGACCCGCGTGCGCGAACCGATCACCTCCTCCGCCTCCTTGAGCGGCGCTATGCGGCGTATATCGAGGCGGATTGAGGAGTAAAACTTGAGCGCGTTGCCGCCGGTGGTGGTCTCGGGGTTGCCGAACATCACGCCGATCTTCATGCGGATTTGATTGATGAAGATGACCATGGTGCGCGACCTGGCGACCGCTGCGGTGAGTTTTCTCAGCGCCTGGCTCATGAGCCTGGCCTGAGAGCCCATCTGCGCGTCGCCCATGTCGCCCTCGAGCTCGGAGCGCGGGACCAGCGCCGCGACCGAATCCACGACGAGGATGCCGATGGCGCCGGAGCGCACGAGCGTGTCGGTGATCTCCAGCGCCTGCTCGCCGGAATCCGGCTGGCTTATGAGGAGGTCCTCTGTGCGGACCCCGAGCTTGCGCGCGTATTCGACATCGAGCGCATGCTCAGCGTCCACGTAAGCGGCGATGGCCCCCTCTCGCTGGGCCCCCGCCACGACCTGGAGCGCCAGAGTGGTCTTGCCCGAAGATTCCGGCCCGAATATCTCGATGACGCGGCCCTTTGGAAGCCCTCCCACGCCGAGCGCGATGTCGAGCGATATGGAGCCGGTGGAGATGGCCTCGACGCCCTGCAGATGCACCTCGTCCTTGCCGAGGCGCATGATCGCGCCCTTTCCGAACTGCTTCTCGATGGATGCGAGGGCGAGTCCGATCGCCTTCTCGCGGTTGTCAATCGACGGTGCTGCGGGTGTCATGGGTGTCGTGCCGGCCATATGATCTCCTTTTCAGGTTGGTTGCTATGATTTTTTCACGCCTCCGAGCGGGAAGCGCTTGAGTTCAGTGTATATCGGACCGTCCGGCGTGAGCACGCTCTTGTAGAGGGCGAGCGAGTTCACCGTGAAATCGCCGATGTCGGTATCCGCCATCTTCTCCACCATGCTGACCAGGGGCTCGCTGTCCTTGAACGGCGACTTCGCGCGGCCGAGCGTGAGGTGCAGCCTCAATATCCTCGGATCTTTCTTTATGCCCATGTCCGAAAAGGCCTCCTCCAGCTTCGCGTGGAGCGAGATGACGGTCTCGGTCTCGCCCTGCAAGCCCACCCAGAGGACCCTGGGGTAGCGCCAGTTAGGGAAGACGCCGACGCCGTGGCCCGCGAGCCGAAACGGCGACTGGTGGCGGACCTCCTTTTCGATGCGCTTCGCGAGATCGCCCATCAACATCTCCTCATCCATGTCCCCGAAAAACCGGATCGTGCAATGCATCAGCTCCGGCTTCACCCATTTGACCCCCTTCACCTTCGGGGCAAAGAGCTCGATGAGTTTGCCCAGCTCGGCCTTGATTTCTTCAGGTATGTCGAACGCCAGAAAGGATCTTATCTTCATCGGGTGAGGTATCTCCTTACCATGTCGAGGGCGGTGAACGCCACGATCTGTTTGAAACCTGTCCTGTCGCGCTGAAAGCAGTGCTCCACGTGCTCCACCGCGTCCGCCGTCGCCATCGCTATGTGGACCGTGCCCACCGGTTTCTTCGGAGTGCCGCCCGATGGCCCGGCGATGCCGGTGACGGCGAGGCCCATTGACGCGTGGCCGGACCTCCTTATGCCCTCGGCCATCGCGATCGCGGTCTCTTTCGAGACAGCGCCGTGCTCCTCGATCGTGACAGCCGGGACGCTCAGTATATCCTCTTTCGAGCGGTTGCTGTAGGTGACCGCGCCGCGATCGAACCATGCGCTCGCGCCGGCGACGTCGGTCGCCATGGAGCAGATGAGGCCGCCTGTGCATGATTCGGCGACAGCGAGCGTCATACCCCTCTTCACAAGAATATCGCCCACCACCGCTGCAAGGGAAGTTTCGCCCTCTGCGTAGATGACTTCGCCGAGCCTCGCGCGGATGTTTTTCCCGGCGGATTCGATCATGCGCCTGGCCTCGGCTTCCTTGTCAGATCTCGCGACGATCTTGAGCAACACCTCCGGAAACTTCACCCTGAACGAGAGCCTGGTGCCGGCCATCTCCGCGCCCTTGAGCCTCTCGTCGATGGAGGCCTCCGGGATGCCGAAGCAGCGGAAGACCTTTTCTATCCGCGCCCCGCCTGCCTGCGAAGCGAGCCACGGTTCCACCGAGTCCGCAAATATCTGGTAGAGCTCCCTGGGCACGCCCGGCAGGAATATGAACTCCTTCCCAACGAGCGTGGCCTTTACTCCCGGCGCAGTGCCGACCGTGTTACGCAGTATCCGGGAACCCTCGAAGATCATGGCCTGTTTGTCGTTGGACGATGACGCCGGCCTGCCGATCCTGTGGAAGAAGGCGCGTATCTCCTCCATCACGCCCTCGTTGCGCACGAGCTTCCTGTCGAACTCGCGCGCCGCGGCCTCTATGGTGATGTCGTCCGCCGTGGGGCCTAAGCCCCCGGTCACGATGACGACATCCGCGCGTTCGGAGGCAAGCCTCAAGATATCTCCGATCGCATCCATGTCGTCACGGGCCGAGGCGTGCATCACGACCTCGTGGCCCAGAAACGTACAGCGCTCGGAGATCCAGGCGGAGTTGGAGTCGACTATCACTCCCTGGAGAACCTCGTCGCCCGTTGTGAGGACTGCTATC
Protein-coding sequences here:
- the recA gene encoding recombinase RecA; translated protein: MTPAAPSIDNREKAIGLALASIEKQFGKGAIMRLGKDEVHLQGVEAISTGSISLDIALGVGGLPKGRVIEIFGPESSGKTTLALQVVAGAQREGAIAAYVDAEHALDVEYARKLGVRTEDLLISQPDSGEQALEITDTLVRSGAIGILVVDSVAALVPRSELEGDMGDAQMGSQARLMSQALRKLTAAVARSRTMVIFINQIRMKIGVMFGNPETTTGGNALKFYSSIRLDIRRIAPLKEAEEVIGSRTRVKVVKNKVAPPFRQAEFDIIYGRGISREGDVLDLAAEMGLVEKSGAWYTCGEDRIGQGRENAKQFLTENPKLMSRLEKAILEKHGIAKRAEAATQKIEVKAETKAETKAEAKTKTTK
- the thpR gene encoding RNA 2',3'-cyclic phosphodiesterase, giving the protein MKIRSFLAFDIPEEIKAELGKLIELFAPKVKGVKWVKPELMHCTIRFFGDMDEEMLMGDLAKRIEKEVRHQSPFRLAGHGVGVFPNWRYPRVLWVGLQGETETVISLHAKLEEAFSDMGIKKDPRILRLHLTLGRAKSPFKDSEPLVSMVEKMADTDIGDFTVNSLALYKSVLTPDGPIYTELKRFPLGGVKKS
- a CDS encoding competence/damage-inducible protein A, with protein sequence MKIAVLTTGDEVLQGVIVDSNSAWISERCTFLGHEVVMHASARDDMDAIGDILRLASERADVVIVTGGLGPTADDITIEAAAREFDRKLVRNEGVMEEIRAFFHRIGRPASSSNDKQAMIFEGSRILRNTVGTAPGVKATLVGKEFIFLPGVPRELYQIFADSVEPWLASQAGGARIEKVFRCFGIPEASIDERLKGAEMAGTRLSFRVKFPEVLLKIVARSDKEAEARRMIESAGKNIRARLGEVIYAEGETSLAAVVGDILVKRGMTLAVAESCTGGLICSMATDVAGASAWFDRGAVTYSNRSKEDILSVPAVTIEEHGAVSKETAIAMAEGIRRSGHASMGLAVTGIAGPSGGTPKKPVGTVHIAMATADAVEHVEHCFQRDRTGFKQIVAFTALDMVRRYLTR